A genomic stretch from Borrelia hispanica CRI includes:
- a CDS encoding Vsp/OspC family lipoprotein: MLKMGILVVILIMGCGQEVKDGVKIKKGIVTRHDESGLDLNLVSENIKSAIGFAEKVKEVRVLVKSVDGLT; this comes from the coding sequence ATGCTGAAGATGGGGATATTAGTGGTTATATTGATTATGGGATGTGGGCAAGAGGTGAAAGATGGAGTTAAGATAAAGAAGGGGATTGTTACTAGGCATGATGAAAGTGGTTTAGATTTGAATTTGGTTAGTGAAAATATAAAGAGTGCGATTGGATTTGCTGAGAAAGTAAAAGAAGTTCGTGTTTTAGTTAAGTCAGTTGATGGATTGACTTAA